TGGCGCTGCTCGAGTCGACCGGCGGCAGGGCGGAGGAAGAGTCTGAGAGCACGATGCTATGACGCCACTGAGTTCCCCCCGCCGGCCGGTTGAATGAGACCGGTACGGCTGCACCCTCTCGCTCAGTCCTTTCACTCAGCCGGATGACTTCAGCCTTGCGCTGCATCTCATCGTCACACCTCACCTGTTGTCGATCCAGACGGCCGGACGtgtaaaatagcaaaataataCTCCTAAAAGAAATGTACCTGCTCACGAAAATTACGAGGTGttagttttttggttttcttttttttttgtgagggGACTTAAGAGCAGACACACAATTTGACATGTTACGTTGGCTGAAAACATGCTCTTCTcttcatttaatgttttctgtttcattttgccTTATTTGATTCACTTGCAATACTGCCTTTAACTTCACACTCGAGACCAGAAACGGGCTGCTGGGAGGAACgcctgctctctgctgctgctgctgcttcccgCCAGTGAGTTTTAGACGAAAGAAGAACGCAGGACTGCTCACCTGTCCTGCCAGCACTTCGCCTTTCGTCCTCGTTCCCTCGCTGTCCACCTGACATCTCAGCTTCCTCCCTCGTCCCTCGGGGGTGAAGACACTTCGCTCCTGCATGTGGTGGCCACAAACCCCAAATTTCTGTCCCACCTGAGCGTTCACTGTGAGTGTGCCAGTATGTCGCGTTGGAaagcgtgtgtgcgtgtgtgtgtgtgtttggtaattGTACTATATGATGTTGCACTGTTGTTGTCGTGGCGCTTAAACAGGAATGCATGTTTTAGACATTTAGGAAAATGTCAGCCAGGTTTGCAAAGAGGTTAAATGCCCAATCACActtttctctgtatttacaaGGCATTTGATCAGGATATCAGCtgaatatttattgtttatactgtacattttcagaATATATGATACAGTTAACACTATGAGTCAAAGCAGATCTTATTTTGTATGTACAGGAGAGCTATAAAGATACCATTTCCTCCAGATAGATTATAGTTGATGTTGTCAGGGAGCTGTTAAATATATGAGGTTCACAGTTTAGGACGGGTATTGAGCCGAGAAGTGAGAAACTCTGCGTGATCACACAGTTATGTTGGCAGTAAGCTTAGTCATGTGGGCTTTTCATGTCAAGTAAGGAGAAATTTGGGTTTGAAGATGCGAGGGACTACGACGTGCAGGTTTGGTACTGCGGTGCCTGGACTGTGCCGCCACAGCGTTTGCTTAAATGATTGTaggagccaatcagagctcctgctgctgcccctCTGTGGGTTGGACTGTGCTTAATGCACCACAACACACTGTATGAATGCTGCGGCTCTAATTAACTCGATGAATGCATTTCATTCATCGTGAGATTCTTTCGtttgtggattttgttgtttttttgcactttttcaaGTTGGCTAGCTGGCAGTCTTGTACTTCTCTGCCTTTATGGGCTCAATGCTAAGCTGCTAAGGTTACTGACACCAACTATGGATCTCAGCAGCAGgatttgattgttttgtccCACCTAAATTGCTTTGCTTGTGTCACTTTGAGTCCTGAGTCAGGTGTGCACCCACCTGAGGTGTGTACTGCGAGGCAGACCCGACACACCTTTTCATAATCTGGATTCTAACCCAAACTGAACACATAATCCAGGCTAAAAGCCgcacagttcacaaactgacacTGTGATGGTGCACTTCAGGCTCCGTATGGGACAACCTGTTGCAAACACGTTGGCAAAGTGTCACTGAGGTGTCACAACATCCTGTCCTATGGTataaaagaactgaaaagaGTCCCAGTCCCAGAAAAAGGTGCTATTTTTGTCAGGATCGACTGCAGCCCCCGTGGACAAATAAGCACACTTCATTCCTGACAGCTCTGAGGTTCATCCTCCTCCCTGTTACACTTCGACCCCGTCTGATGAGGCTGATATTTTTGGTCAGTGAACCAGAGTCAAGTGCAaagatgatgtgtgtgtatatgtgtttattttgaagagaGTATTTATACAGATATATTTCTGGGTACTTTTTACTGGGTCTGAAGAGGCGCGTTCGAACACGGGACCAGAATCCGCTTGCTGTCGCACCAAAACCTCTTCAGGAACCGGAGGTTTTGTTCGAGAGAAAACGTGAAAATCGGTAAAACTCGAGGTTCGCGTgcggcagcagcagtttgttatTCGCCTTGTGGTGGGTTTTGTTGGGACATGTCCAGATTTGTAAGACTTTTCCTTTTCGTCCTGAGAACATCCACTACACATGGCCTCAAAGTCACTGTGCTGCTCcgccatcctcctcctctgacttaCTCACAGGACTTTTGTAGGgagaaatttaaatatatatggatatatagATGTAGATATATACAAATAGTGtattgaaaaatataaaagaagaaCATTCTAACGTTATGCTGTACATGTAATATTATGACGTTGCTGGTTCCAGCACAATGttgtcacattcacacaaaaatagCATCAAGAAGGTTAAAACTCGATGCAGCAGCTGGCGAAGGCTCAGGATCTTCTGAGTAGAAACAGCTGATGGTGCTTGTGTTGCAGACGAATGAAGCTCTTGAACCCTGACTTCACTTTtacagtgagaggaaatgaTGTGCGTTCTGATTACTTTTCGTTCCAGTACGTCATTGCATCTACATCACGTCTGAGGGAGAATTCAAGATATCATGTGcaccattttatttgttttctcacagttCAGCCTGTTTGATATTCCTGAAGATGCTCTGCGAGAACTTCAGAGAATTTCCTGCGGGTTTGCACAGCGTTTGTCCACACAGCGTGCAGCTGCAGTGACGGATCAGCAGTCAGATCCAGCAGGGTTTGAGAGGTTAAAACTGCTGCATCACCTCAGTTACACAAAATGCGACAcatgatgttttcacaaaaaCTACAGAATCATAAGACTTTCAAAAAGAAACTTTTTCTACAATTTAGGGCTGCAACTGATGCAAATATTCATTActaattaatctgctgattattttctttgtcatttggtctataaaatgtcagaaaatattgaaaaacCACCACCTGACAGACTGAAATCTTCAGTTTCTGTGCTTTCTCTCACACaggatgaagaaaagcaggaaatcctCACACAAAAAATTCAGACATTGAGAGTCAGTTAtcaaagcagctgctgcagctctgctctcacACCAGTCACTCAGTCCAGTCAGACCATCACAGCATGAAATGCTATCGCCagtatttatcattttaatatttaaagaaaaaaaagtggaccacagaaatgttgttgttgaaattTGGCTGTGCTGAGGTGAACGATGCGTCCTGTCTTTGTCCTCGTTTTGTACTAAAGGGTTTCAGATTGAGGCTTGTACATACAGTATCCTTCAAACACAACTTTATCAACAGCAACAGTCCCTTGGAGCACTAAAATACGAAGGCCTTGTTTTCTACACAAATAGGTGGAATGTACTGGTGATAGTTCACCTCGTAGTCGTGATAAAGgcagattgtgtgtgttgtggacGTAGTTTCAAGTGAAAGAGGGTGTGGGGTGTTGATTCGACATTGTCCTGTGTGAAACCCAGCAGCATGCTTTTTAACCATGCCTATGAAATACGTCCCACCTTTGGTCCTGTGTAAATgtgcttgtatttatttttcataagtgAATAGATCGAACTTtctaaaagaagaagaaatcagtGATGCCCTTGACCTTTTTCCAGTCAAACTCTCCGTGGATTCTGCTAACGTTACGACAAACATTCAtgatttactgtttgttttcaccgTGTATCTTCTGTGTTCCATCAATACACTCTTTTTTAACTATAGCAAATAAGGAAAGCACATCCAGCTGCTGAATCTCCAGCTAACTGGAGGACTAAAATGTCTTGAATGgttcagaaacactgaaattcaAAACGTGCTGCATTCTGGTTTGATGTGACCCATACAGTCTGTAGATGACACTGTGGTGCATGCAGCCATTTCAAGAACAACAAcagtcatctttgttttgttttctgtagttTAAGTTCAGAGTAATGGGggccaaaataaaaaagggaacACATAGGATGATCGAGTTAAAAGTTCTTTAGTGTCAGACTGCGGTGATGCTGTGGActctttaaaaagttttaaagagTAAAGAGGAGAAGCCTTTTCTCACACATGCTGTCTCCCAGTCCCCAGGTGGAACACAGTGTACAGtctcagatgaaaagaaaattaacctCATCCGAATGTTCAAACTATTAAAAACGTTTTTATATTACTTGgattttctgtgcttttgttcTAAATGTTATTTCGCTCAAACACGTTctgtacacacaacaaaaagaaaaaaacccagaaagGTTCAGTAAGTCGCAGTGATTTCTCAGCCTTCGGTCCCATCCAACAGGCTTTAGACAAGGCCAAACACATCCTGCAGAGGCATAAAACATCCCATTACAGTTCTGAACAGCAGCGTAAATCAAAGTTTAAGGCGGCTGACACGACGGCGCCAAATTACACCCAGCATGCAGACCTCTGAGATGACAAGCGGCCATGACGAGTGAAGATCAGATCAAACATGCGGCGCTCAGGGTGGAAACATGCTGAGCTTCATGCAAataagagagagatggatgttTATGTTCGTGCAAAGCAAAGAGCATCAAGCATCGTGTTCGTTAACGGTTGCATGGGTCTGGTCAGCTGACACCTGCATGATGAGCTCTTACCTTTAGCCCACAGAGTTAAACTGTGGTGAGGGAGCCGCTGCGAACAACTTGTCCTGCTCGGCGAGAACACGAAACAAAGAGTCACTTTGTGCAGTTTTCGTCCTTTCGCATCTTTCTTCCCAACACAAGTATGATGAAGTGAGCTTCATGCTGAGAAGCTTTCTGAGTGAGCCTCTTACCAAAGTCCATGCTGACGTGTAACGGCGAGTTGTACGTCTGCAGGTGTTGCTGTGGAGTCAGGAGATCATCTCGAGCCAAAAGCTTGTTGAGAACGTCCTGGGAGACGATCAGCTCCGGAGTCTCATCCAGCACGGAGCCAGGAAGAGCCTTACGGTGCATTCAGATATTCAGAAAGTTGAAAATTGGATCCGCGAGTCCCTAAAGAGACCTAAAAACCCATAGAAGTAAACTCACCTTCTTAGACGTTTCAAGCCGTTCACCAAGTCTCTGCAGTGCTGTCAGGACAGTGCAGACCAGAGTCTCTGTGCTGTCTTCGTCCTCCTCGAGTCCCTTAGCCCCGGTGTCCTCGGGACCCTGACCTGCACTGAGCACCTTCAGTCCACGACACAAGAATCcagaagaaagaagacattAGAGGAAAAAGCTGGATAAATACGTAGAGCAACTTAATGAATGCTGATGAACCTGATGATGTGAATCAAATGCTACGTCCTTCAAAGCCACCACATCtcaacccagctgaaactatTCTGAGACACTTGAATGCATCGCCCATTCGTGACCTCAAAGACCAGAATCAAAGATAAAAGGCAAACCTTGTGGCTCCACTGCTGGAACAGCCTGCTTTCGGGGTTATGTGCCATGAACACGACCCTGGGAGCTTCCAGCAAGGCGCTGAAAGAGGATGTAAAATGAATATGGTTTTGTATGACAGTAACAGGCTGAAGGCGAGACATTTGTTCACGTTGGTCTGTTCTACAATGACCCCATGAGGTCCTGATGACACGTCATGTCATGTAGCTGATCATTATCTTAACGAACTCATGAAGACCTGTGGAGTGCTGATCATTTAGTATTGTTGAATTAATCTGTCAGAGCAAACTGTTGCATTGAAGTCTACTGTTCAGTTCATGATGTCACTTCAACAGGTCATATCCTGTGTGGTAATCATCATTACCAGTCCGGCTGTTGCTGCATGTCTTTAAGGTCTTTCAGAACAGAAACCAGAACCTCCCTGGATGACTGCAAGAGAGGAAACGCAGAAAACCTGAAGTGCGAGATCGAAACAACAAACTTCATCACAGGCGGAAGCTGTGAATATTTAACTGCAGTACCACTTACTTCAATGATGTGCAGCAGACAGGATGGATAAATTAACAGCAGGCCCGTCATGTGATCCCATGTGTACTGCTTGCTCAGCTGAAAGTTGAGTTTTTCATAATGAGCTGCatggaaacagagcagagcatcAGTCTGTTGCAGACAGCTCAGGGATTCGTGAAACCCCGTCCTGTTGCCACATGCTAAACCGCCTTTTGTGGGGCTTTTATTGTGggttttccatttgttttctaGTTCTACTTTTCCCCTCAAAGAGCTCTTACAAGGACGCCCTGCTgacgcactcacacacagaagtgCGAAAGCCATAAACACAAGACGTCTTTCACGGCTCTGCTGGCAACAGGACgggaggttttttttgtcattttaagagCTGGAAAACTGCTAAAATTGTTGTTTCTTAGAAATCCACTGTGCAGTTAGCAAACAGCATAGATGCATTTTATGATATCAGTGAGATCACCACCAGCCTCCACTTCCCCTGAAGGATAACTGGATTAAATTGGCATGAGTGGAGTAGTTCATTGGTGGATTAGTGAGGCCTTCAATCAACCACCGggcttttgttctctctgtctttgtcactAAGGTAATTGCTGGCTGACCTCCCAGTTGTGTCCTGTCAGCGAGATGGCGGGGGAGCCGAGCAGCCAGTATCAGCCGCTGTAGCACGATCTTCTGCAGAGACGAAGAGCGAAGAAAAGTCTTAGTAAAACCTGCAGAGTGACGACAGGAAGTCCTGAAACACCTGCAGAGTGACAACAGGAAGTCCTGAAACACCTGCGGAGTGctttgtttcacattaaaacacagaccATCGCCAAGAACGGGTCATTTCCCAAGCTCCACATTTTGGTAAATAACAGTAAACATAAGCAAAAAAGAGCTTCGTGGTTCAActagaaacaacaacaacaacaacaaatctcTCAGTTCCtctcatttaattaaattcataCAAACCGCGTCTTCTTCCTCAGCCTTCCTCTGGGCTGTAAGCTGGTGAAATAAACTAGTCCCACTTTCCTCCGCTTTCATGTCCTCCATCTTATTCCCTCGCTCTTTGTCTCCTACTGCGCCGAGTGAGTGAAGCCTCGGCGAGCTGCGTGCTCTCAGTGTTTAGACAAGCTTATATCCTAGAAACCTATTGTTCCCGAGATGCTATAAAACTCTACGCTCAGATATACACCTGACCAACACACGAGCTGATCTCAGACCAGCTCAGTCTTGGATTTCAGGTAATGAAGACCAATAGGAGAAAGGAGAAGGTAAATAATACCTGAAAACTCAACTTCAGCATCATCCAACCCTCAGACAGAATAGATTCAATGGTGGAAAGTAACTCAGCAGacttactcaagtactgtacttaagtacagttttgaggtagCCTACACTGTTTTTACTCCACTTCATTTACTGTATAAGATTCAAAATAATTAAGCTGTAACATTATAATGCATTGATGATTAAATCAGTAATATGTACATTCATCTGAAATTGATATACTGCGTGGACATTATGCATTATGAGTATGTTTACTTTTTGTACTTTGAAGATACTTTGAtgctgtaatttcccagcctgtaAATTacagcctgggatcaataaagtatatttatctatctatctatctatctatctatgctAATacatttgtacttttactgtaaAGTTCTGAAGGCAACTGCTACCTTTACAGTAAAACATCTATATAAACTGACCTGCTTCTTCCCACTGACTATACTGCGTTTGGAATATATGTGTGTTGTGGACACGGTCACGTTCTTTGGTTCTCCCTCACTTCGTGGGGCAGTTAACGTTACCCCACCGTTAGCTTTAGCGAGGTTAGCTTAGCCACAGCATCAAACGAACCTCTCTCATTCTCCCGCCAAACACTTCAAACATcgtcactgtgctgctgtcttcCTCCCCCGGCTCTCTGTTCTTCCAAGACTTGGAGGCAAATTTTCCGACTTTTAATGAAGTAGCCATGATGGCTTTAAAtctaagatgtttggggtcTCCGCCGGGTTACCACGGCAACACGGTACGTCCTGACGCGTCTGACGTCACCGAGATGAAGCTGAGTTCTTAGACGAGTCAAAATTCCGTGAAAAAATACGCTAACTTTACATGAAAATTGAAATATGCACCGGATGCAGATTAgttaaacagcaacattttcaatatttacaTACCAAATAAGATAATACAGAGTTGTTAACAGGCTGAAGCACAGATCACAAATTTAGAGatggcaagataaaaaataatgactttttaaatcgcaaattttgtattttttcatcaCATAGCTTTGACTCTTTATCTCACAACTTTTCATACTACATTACTCTATCACAATTTTGACTTCGAAAGACTTTTTGTCCTATAAATTTGATTAACTATTTCTTAATCGTGGCTTGTTACTAAAACTTTAGCTCACCTGgaatattttaacatgtttttgatCGTGAAATGGGGTCTCAAATGCCCTGAGAGACGCTATGTTCATTACACTCTTAATTTACATAACAACATCCTAAGAGTTTAATTATGTGAACGTTTTGTGAATTTAATATTTCAAGTTCACTAAAGTCAAACGCTGTTGCACTGGACGCCCAGCAGGTGGTGCCAGTTTAACATTTACTGCGTCGCATGCGCAgtttgtgtgcagcagtgaaGCAGCGAGCACAGCGGAAATCCACCctaaaactgtttattttcccACTCACATTAGAAAAGACCGCGTTCATATTTAGGGTGCATCGTCCTTTAAAAGGCCCGCGGAGCGGAGGCAGCAGAGACCAGCAGACGGCGGAGGAGACGGTCGGCTTCAGCAGCTCGCACCAGAGACCACAATGGACCGATAAACGTCACTGTTTGGGGCGATGTTCAGGTACCCAGCACGttaaaatgttgatttcttCCGTGTTTGGTGGAAAAGCCGCCAAACTAAAGCGCTAGAGCCAACATGTCGCCGGGCTCGGGCTGATCGCAGCTTGTTTTCACATCACACCCAGTTTTGACAGCTGAGCTCAGCAtcatctctctgcctcctgTCGCTAATCCTGGTGTCGTTTACGCTGTTCCTCATTACGCTGTAATTCAGTGCCGATTGTTGAATTCTGCTTGTTTTGGTGCTTGTTGGACGGTGGTGATTGTTTCCAGCAGATCATCATATGATCGGTGTCAGCTTCAACAGGGTCATCAGCTCTCCTTCAGACTGAATCCTCTTGTATGTCCTCCCAGTATGTCTGTAAATATTAAGGTTTTAAGCTGTGGTCTTGTGACTTTAGTCTCACAAACAAGTTCACATATTTAATCCACCCTTTAAATAATGGATTCATACATGATCCATATGCAACAATGTTCACTCATGTCTTCACACAAaggaaacctttttttctttattattattattacttagGAAGTCCACCAGGCCCTCATTATGAATCTTTCTGTATGGCTTGTGttgctgtttcctctgctgtaaTAACATTTACCTCAAGGCTTTTGGGTGACACGGTTCAGTATAATCTGAAACTGAATTATTCAGAGGATCACAGAATGGATTGTTTTGTAGGGCAGCACACAGGAGAAGTCAGCCGAGCTCCCGTCATGGTTGTTAAGATTTCCGTTTGACTTGGGTTCAGGTTTCCCTCTTCAGTGGTGGAATGTGTCTTCATCAAGAACTGCACTTAAGTGCAAACTCAAgccacaaacacatgaatgtgaTGCACTGCTGCACGCGAAACGAGCCAACAGGACGTTATGTTGTTCACGTGAGCCCAAACGTCCctcagtcagtcattttaattcaaacaCATCAGAtttaacagtaaaacactgacaggaaacgTTTTACGCAGCAAGTTGTCTTACTGCAGtgtgagtatttttatttttcatacatGAAGTAAATACTGCTGATAATACTTGAGGTTTTGAATACAGGCCTTTTACTTGTAGCAGAGTATTCTCACTGCGTGGTACGAGTACTTTAGCTGAATATttcttgttgtctttttaatgtGATGCCAGACTGTTGCtgacctccttcctgtttcttcttctctctgtgctgtcgCTCTCGTACTGTAACCTTCAGGGTTTTTGGACACTCAGAAGTCCAACATGGTGTAGTTAAATGTCTTCTGAGACTCTCTGCTTTAAGCCCATCGTTTGTTTCTGTACACAAGAAGCCCTGTTGCTTGTTGAAGATAATCTCTCTGGGAGGAAACTGCTCGTGTGGCTCAAAttcacatttctcattttgtaTGGGCTAAACAAGATTTAACGTGTTAAAGTCCCGGGAAACGAGGCCAACCGTCCCCTCTGATTTTCACGCTAAGCTAACTACAGCTAACTGGCTCCAGCTTTGATTTTTGAGCCATGGAAGTGGTGTCAGCCTTGTTAAGGCTTAAAGTATGCCTTGGTGGGTAAGTGAGTGTATCTCTGttggctgtgtgttgtgttttacaggTTAACCGTCCTGCTCCATAACCTTTTGTTTCCCATTAACTCCACTGGGGACACAAAATGGAAAGCAAAGCAGCCCTGTTTCAAAGACAGGACAATGCAGCTTTGTCCTGAGCCGGCATTGTCTGACAGTGTTGGGGTCCTCAGTGTCTGCAGCCTGTTTGAGTGAAAGAGAGCTTAGAAACATGGACTACATCTACATCTTCTGCTCACAGATAGTTTGGTGTTTCTGGGTTTTCTCTCTAATTATGAGTCAGTGTGATGAATGAGGCTTCGGGCCACCATGTTGCCTCTGggaactttgttttctttcaaatctAAAAGAAATGTTAGTGTGCAGGCTGGTCCAGTGGAAATAAAGTGATGAGATGCTCCACATAAAAACTCAGGTCGTATGTACTGCTGAATGCGAACGCTCACTTAAAGTAAAGCaagtgttttgcattttgaatgaaGTCACAGACTGTCAGCGTTATGTCAGTCAGCTCTTATTTTTGGCCTGAGCTGAGCCGACGTGTCTTTAAACTTAAGGAGGGCCATTAATCACaatgaaaatgcagttttgttcCAACTCTGGAAAGCAGGATTATGTGGTTCTGGGGGTTCTGGGGGTTCTGGGAGTCTGGGAGCAGCCAGATTATGGACTCAGAGAGATTTCAGGCAGAAGGAGGAGGCTGCAGAAGTTCTCTCTGTCGTGATGCACTCTGATGTCAGCGGATCGTCCAGTACGTTCGATGCTCTGCGTAATCAACTTGTCGACCGTAATCGCTTTACGTTTCCTCATTCGTTCCTCTCCAGATTTGGTTGCCATGGAAGCGGATACGACACCAAAATTCTCCTCAAAGGATGAGGAAATCGACTTCTGGAAGTCTCTTTCCCACAAGTACAAGAACAGGTATGTACCGTGCTGTCATTCATCTGCATGCCTTCAGCTGGAATGCTGAGGTGACGTGAGCAGGTTGGCGGTCGCCACGGCAACGTCACCTCTGCACGACAAGGACGTTTATTTgtccatgttttgttccacGCTGTTGTTCTCACACCTGACGTTTCACACGGAGTTTGTAAAGATGGCGGTCGACCATGGGGTTCATGTGCTCAGCCAATCGCCTCACGCTCACGTCAGTCACGGTTCCTCCCGAGCTGAGAGAGCGCCGAAGCAGGAGCTCAGAAGTTCCCCAAACCCTGTCAGTGCAGGCGGCTCTTAGAGGTTCGTCCTGTCGCGTTTCAGGTGTTTCTGATAGCCTGATAAGCCAAACGCTCGTGCCGTTGAGTTCAGCTCTGAGGCCTCAGGAACGTTTGATCAGCTGTTTCTAAGCCCATTCATACCCTTTCAGTGAAAACGCAGCGTCGGCGCATCCAGAGACACTTCTGAGACAGCTTCATGTGGGGACAGTCAGCGAAAACTCAGCTCATGTGTCCCGTTAAACACAAAAGCCTCCAGTGTGTCTTTTGTTGTTCCCTCTTCCAGTGGGATCAGGTAACAGCGATTACTCACCTTTTTAATGATCCAAAGGCTATTACTGAAAATAACTGCAACCGAGATGAAATGTGATCTTACATTTGAAATCTCAACACCCTGCGCTGAAGCAATCAAAGCTCAGGCCAACACCCAGTTATGTAAGAGTCTGCAGACAATCAGCCTCCTTGTCAGTCGAAGCAACAATTAAGTTTTTAAGTTCGTTCTTGACTTTGGAAGCGGCTGTCGGTTTAATAATCTTCAAACAGAACGAGAGACCATCTCACCAGCTGCCATGTCAAATCGCCTGACTCATGTCTCATGTggtcctgtctcctgtctccagGACCACATGAGACGTGAGTCAGgcttttggtttggtttgtaaaCCACCAGACCCTCATAACACGAGAACTGATCTGACACCTTCATGCATTTACTGCAATTATTCACAAAACCGGCGCGACGAATCATCAAACTGTGCGTCACATGAGCAGGAATAAGCTGAACTATTCAGATGCACCGCAGCATTTTGAATGGAGAGAAATAACTGCTGCTGAAGAGGAAGTTGCAGCCTGCACCCGGCCTGCACCCGCCCTGCAGCCGCCCTGCAGCCGCCCTGCACCCGGCCTGCAGCCGGCCTGCAGCCGGCCTGCAGCCGCCTGCAGCCGGCCTGCACCCGGCCTGCACCCGGCCTGCACCCGGCCTGCACCCGGCCTGCACCCGGCCTGCACCCGGCCTGCACCCGGCCTGCACCCGGCCTGCAGCCGCCCTGCACCCGCCCTGCACCCGGCCTGCAGCCGCCCTGCACCCGGCCTGCACCCGCCCTGCACCCGGCCTGCACCCGCCCTGCACCCGGCCTGCAGCCGCCCTGCACCCAGCCTGAACCTGGCCTGCACCCGGCCTGCAGCCAGTCAAAGCGAGGCTGAGTGTTTCCACTGTGGGCTGAACACAAGCGTTTATAAATGGATTTTCTGGCTCTGTGCCACCTCCGGCGCTCTCGCTCACGATGTGGTTGATTATTCCATTTGCCATTTTtagacagctgtgtgtgtgtgtgtgtgtccaagtgTGTTCAGCCATGGTCATATCAGCAGAGCCTTACATAACCACCTCGTCACGATGAATGACGAATCTGCTGAAGATAAATGCTTTGCATCTTATTTCATGATGGAGAAGATGAATGAAGCAGAAGATGAaagtactcaagtaaagtacctcaGAATTGTAGTTGGAGTGGTGGCAGGCTGCACCTGGCTTGCACAGCAGcctctttctgtcagcctctTTGTCTAACggcttctcttctgtcttcctgCAGCTGTCAGGAGGcccaggaggagctgctggagttTCAGGAGGGCAGCAGGGAGCTGGAGGCCGAGCTGGAGGCGCAGCTGGGCCAAGCCGAGCATCGCATGAAGGACCTGCAGTCTGAGAACCAAAGACTCAAGAATGAGGTCGAAATTCTCAAGGTACCCGCAGTGAAATCATCAGGCGACCACCAAAACCATTGGTGGAATCCGAAGCCGACATTTCAGTGCTCCTGTCGGTTAATCCTGGCTGATCAGTGGTCTAAGCTTGACCACACGTTAAGCTCCGAGCCAGCGCAGCGCGTCTCCGTGTGTCTCCTCCACATGAATATTTGATGTGGTTTTTTGTGGTCGTCTTATATGAGCAGCAGTCGTCCCGCtgagctcctcctgctgctgcacccACCCGCACTCGGTCCTCGTTTGTTTTCTCTCGCGGACCTGCAGCTTtgaatgaaa
The Scatophagus argus isolate fScaArg1 chromosome 21, fScaArg1.pri, whole genome shotgun sequence genome window above contains:
- the LOC124052590 gene encoding testis-expressed protein 47 isoform X1, with the translated sequence MATSLKVGKFASKSWKNREPGEEDSSTVTMFEVFGGRMREKIVLQRLILAARLPRHLADRTQLGAHYEKLNFQLSKQYTWDHMTGLLLIYPSCLLHIIESSREVLVSVLKDLKDMQQQPDCALLEAPRVVFMAHNPESRLFQQWSHKVLSAGQGPEDTGAKGLEEDEDSTETLVCTVLTALQRLGERLETSKKALPGSVLDETPELIVSQDVLNKLLARDDLLTPQQHLQTYNSPLHVSMDFGQVVRSGSLTTV
- the LOC124052590 gene encoding testis-expressed protein 47 isoform X2 codes for the protein MEDMKAEESGTSLFHQLTAQRKAEEEDAKIVLQRLILAARLPRHLADRTQLGAHYEKLNFQLSKQYTWDHMTGLLLIYPSCLLHIIESSREVLVSVLKDLKDMQQQPDCALLEAPRVVFMAHNPESRLFQQWSHKVLSAGQGPEDTGAKGLEEDEDSTETLVCTVLTALQRLGERLETSKKALPGSVLDETPELIVSQDVLNKLLARDDLLTPQQHLQTYNSPLHVSMDFGQVVRSGSLTTV